A genomic stretch from Archangium lipolyticum includes:
- a CDS encoding aldose epimerase family protein — MVVLTDGGSRAEVVPERGALVSRFTVEGEPILYLDESTLADATKNVRGGIPVLFPAPGVTPGGKYLVDGREYPIRRHGFARDLPWDVRTQEASRVVLALGHSEQTLREFPWRFEALLTVTLRGSALHLTFSAENRDSRPMPLHLGYHPYFHVPQANKASARVETDASRAWDNRQGAHVPFTGLDLTGPELDMHLIDHSPQGTTLERGPGLRPVELAWSPSFTTLVVWTLGGRDFVCVEPWTAPGGALQTHQGLLTVAPGSTFSSEFEISVAPLARFVR, encoded by the coding sequence ATGGTGGTCCTCACGGATGGTGGCTCTCGCGCCGAGGTCGTCCCCGAGCGAGGAGCACTCGTCAGCCGCTTCACCGTCGAGGGCGAGCCCATCCTCTACCTCGACGAGAGCACCCTCGCGGATGCCACCAAGAACGTGCGCGGCGGCATCCCCGTGCTCTTCCCCGCTCCCGGTGTCACCCCCGGCGGCAAGTACCTGGTGGACGGCCGCGAGTACCCCATCCGCCGCCATGGCTTCGCCCGCGACCTGCCCTGGGACGTGCGCACCCAGGAGGCCTCGCGCGTGGTGCTCGCGCTCGGGCACTCGGAGCAGACCCTGCGCGAGTTCCCCTGGCGCTTCGAGGCGCTCCTCACCGTGACGCTCCGGGGCTCCGCGCTCCACCTCACCTTCTCCGCCGAGAACCGGGACTCCCGGCCCATGCCCCTGCACCTCGGCTACCACCCGTACTTCCATGTCCCCCAAGCCAACAAGGCCTCGGCCCGCGTCGAGACCGATGCCTCGCGCGCCTGGGACAACCGCCAGGGCGCCCACGTCCCCTTCACCGGGTTGGACCTCACCGGGCCCGAGCTGGACATGCACCTGATCGACCACTCGCCCCAGGGCACCACGCTCGAGCGCGGACCGGGCCTGCGCCCCGTGGAGCTCGCCTGGAGCCCCTCCTTCACCACGCTCGTGGTGTGGACACTCGGAGGCCGTGACTTCGTCTGCGTGGAGCCCTGGACCGCCCCCGGAGGTGCGCTCCAGACACACCAGGGGCTGCTGACCGTGGCCCCCGGATCCACCTTCTCCTCCGAGTTCGAGATCAGCGTCGCGCCTCTGGCTCGCTTCGTCCGGTAA
- a CDS encoding 6-phosphofructokinase, translating into MKVAVLTGGGDCPGLNAVIRAVVRRASAHGFEMMGLRDGWKGLLEDNHFRLTRETTSGILHRGGTILGTSRVNPFKVENGLEKVKRAMERNEIHAVIAIGGEGTLSAATRMSQEGLSIVGVPKTIDNDLNGTDFTFGFDTAVAIATEAIDRLHSTAESHKRVIVCEVMGRHVGWIATYAGMAGGADVILVPEVPADLVRVAEHIKHRHSTGRSFSIVVVAEGTRIKTGADEQEHLVTSGALDEAGRPRLGGVGAIVAHEIERRTGYETRVSVLGHIQRGGAPTAHDRVLATRFGVHACDMVARGEFGKMAALRGNEIISVDLSEATRELKKVPQEFFEVAQVFFG; encoded by the coding sequence ATGAAAGTCGCCGTTCTCACGGGCGGGGGCGATTGCCCCGGCCTCAATGCGGTCATCCGCGCCGTCGTCCGCCGGGCCAGTGCCCATGGCTTCGAAATGATGGGTCTGCGCGACGGCTGGAAGGGTCTCCTCGAGGACAACCACTTCCGCCTCACGCGCGAGACCACCTCCGGCATCCTCCACCGGGGAGGCACCATCCTGGGAACCTCCCGCGTCAACCCGTTCAAGGTGGAGAATGGGTTGGAGAAGGTGAAGCGGGCCATGGAGCGCAATGAAATCCATGCCGTCATCGCCATTGGCGGTGAGGGGACCCTGTCCGCCGCCACCCGCATGTCCCAGGAGGGGCTGAGCATCGTCGGCGTGCCGAAGACGATCGACAACGATCTCAACGGCACGGACTTCACCTTCGGCTTCGACACCGCGGTGGCCATCGCCACCGAGGCCATCGACCGGCTGCACTCCACCGCCGAGTCGCACAAGCGCGTCATCGTGTGCGAGGTGATGGGCCGTCACGTGGGGTGGATCGCCACCTACGCGGGCATGGCCGGCGGCGCGGACGTCATCCTGGTGCCCGAGGTCCCCGCCGACCTGGTGCGGGTGGCCGAGCACATCAAGCACCGGCACTCCACCGGGCGCTCGTTCTCCATCGTGGTGGTGGCCGAGGGCACGCGCATCAAGACGGGCGCGGACGAGCAGGAGCACCTGGTCACCTCGGGCGCCCTGGACGAGGCCGGCCGGCCCCGGCTGGGCGGCGTGGGTGCCATCGTGGCCCATGAAATCGAGCGGCGCACGGGCTACGAGACGCGCGTGTCGGTGCTGGGCCACATCCAGCGCGGCGGCGCGCCCACCGCGCACGACCGCGTGCTCGCCACGCGCTTCGGCGTCCATGCGTGCGACATGGTGGCCCGCGGCGAGTTCGGCAAGATGGCCGCGCTCCGGGGCAATGAGATCATCAGCGTGGACCTGTCCGAGGCCACCCGCGAGCTCAAGAAGGTCCCCCAGGAGTTCTTCGAGGTCGCCCAGGTGTTCTTCGGGTAG
- the queC gene encoding 7-cyano-7-deazaguanine synthase QueC encodes MAVSKKAVVLLSGGLDSTTCLAMAKAEGFEPVCLAVSYGQRHAVELERARRVTQAMGVKDFRIVTVDLRQVGGSALTADIDVPKDRPEGEMSHGIPITYVPARNALFLSLALGLAEVVGASDIYIGVNAVDYSGYPDCRPEFIRAFEQMATLATKAGVEGTRFKVHAPLSGMTKADIIQAGVKLGVDYGMTHSCYDPDPEGRACGRCDSCVLRRRGFEQAGVADPTPYVKGA; translated from the coding sequence ATGGCGGTAAGTAAGAAGGCGGTGGTGTTGCTGTCGGGAGGGCTGGACTCCACCACCTGCCTGGCGATGGCGAAGGCGGAGGGCTTCGAGCCGGTGTGCCTGGCGGTGTCCTACGGGCAGCGGCACGCGGTGGAACTGGAGCGGGCGCGGCGGGTGACGCAGGCCATGGGCGTGAAGGACTTCCGGATCGTGACGGTGGATCTGCGGCAGGTGGGCGGCTCGGCGCTGACGGCGGACATCGACGTGCCGAAGGACCGGCCGGAGGGGGAGATGTCGCACGGCATTCCCATCACCTACGTGCCGGCGCGCAACGCGCTCTTCCTCTCGCTGGCGCTGGGGTTGGCGGAGGTGGTGGGGGCGAGTGACATCTACATCGGTGTGAACGCGGTGGACTACAGCGGCTACCCGGACTGCCGGCCGGAGTTCATCCGGGCGTTCGAGCAGATGGCGACGCTGGCGACGAAGGCGGGGGTGGAGGGGACGCGCTTCAAGGTGCACGCGCCGCTGTCGGGGATGACGAAGGCGGACATCATCCAGGCGGGTGTGAAGTTGGGCGTGGACTACGGGATGACACACTCCTGCTACGACCCGGATCCAGAGGGGCGGGCGTGCGGACGGTGTGACAGCTGCGTGCTGAGGCGTCGTGGATTCGAGCAGGCGGGGGTAGCGGACCCCACGCCGTACGTAAAGGGAGCCTGA
- a CDS encoding threonine synthase — protein sequence MSFLSHLECSRCHKSHDADQVQNLCDCGGPLLVRYDLKAAARSLRPADLCGRVASLWRYRELLPVRDPKNIITLGEGMTPLFPLPRLGAELGLRDLWLKDEGLNPTASFKARGAATGVSRAKELGITALAMPTNGNAGGAWASYGARAGMSVTLVMPTDAPAMSVLEATAVGANAYMVRGQITDAGAIVGRSAKAHGWFEAATLKEPYRIEGKKTMGYEIAEQLAWSLPDVILYPTGGGVGIIGIYKALLEMREMGWLPENVRFPRLVAVQAEGCQPIVKAFREGKDVSDKWENASTVAQGIRVPKALGDFLVLQAVRETSGTCVAVPDADTMWGLERISRLEGAFICPEGAALVGAARMLLRDGWLDPGQRVLLLNTGAGIKYPDVMSPKLPVLELNATL from the coding sequence ATGTCCTTCCTCTCCCATCTCGAATGCTCCCGCTGCCACAAGAGCCATGACGCGGACCAGGTCCAGAACCTGTGCGACTGCGGCGGCCCGCTGCTCGTTCGTTATGACCTGAAGGCCGCCGCCCGCTCCCTGCGCCCCGCCGACCTGTGCGGCCGCGTCGCCTCCCTGTGGCGCTACCGCGAGTTGCTGCCCGTCCGGGATCCCAAGAACATCATCACCCTCGGCGAGGGCATGACGCCCCTCTTCCCCCTCCCTCGCCTGGGCGCCGAGCTGGGTCTGCGCGACCTTTGGCTCAAGGACGAGGGCCTCAACCCCACCGCCTCCTTCAAGGCTCGCGGCGCCGCCACCGGCGTCAGCCGGGCCAAGGAGCTGGGTATTACCGCGCTCGCCATGCCCACCAATGGCAACGCGGGCGGCGCCTGGGCCAGCTATGGGGCCCGCGCCGGAATGTCCGTCACCCTGGTGATGCCCACCGATGCCCCCGCCATGAGCGTGCTGGAGGCCACCGCCGTCGGCGCCAATGCGTACATGGTCCGGGGGCAGATCACCGACGCCGGCGCCATCGTCGGCCGCTCGGCCAAGGCACATGGCTGGTTCGAAGCCGCCACCCTCAAGGAGCCGTACCGCATCGAGGGCAAGAAGACGATGGGCTATGAGATCGCCGAACAGCTCGCCTGGAGCCTGCCGGACGTCATTCTGTACCCCACCGGCGGCGGCGTGGGCATCATCGGCATCTACAAGGCGCTTCTGGAGATGCGCGAGATGGGTTGGCTGCCCGAGAACGTCCGCTTCCCCAGGCTCGTCGCCGTCCAGGCCGAGGGCTGCCAGCCCATCGTGAAGGCCTTCCGCGAGGGCAAGGACGTCTCCGACAAGTGGGAGAACGCCTCCACCGTGGCCCAGGGCATTCGCGTACCCAAGGCTCTTGGCGACTTCCTCGTGCTCCAGGCCGTGCGCGAAACGAGCGGCACCTGCGTGGCCGTTCCAGATGCCGATACGATGTGGGGCCTGGAACGCATCAGCCGCCTGGAGGGCGCCTTCATCTGCCCAGAGGGCGCCGCGCTCGTCGGGGCCGCTCGTATGCTGCTGCGCGATGGGTGGTTGGACCCCGGTCAGCGCGTGCTGCTCCTCAATACCGGCGCGGGTATCAAGTACCCGGATGTCATGTCGCCCAAGCTGCCCGTGCTCGAGCTCAACGCCACGCTGTGA
- a CDS encoding N-6 DNA methylase: MPTPREVLELLPRADLLWLADRLGVEPPGRRSKQPIVDALVSLPGGKAEEMLLLLSREQLKELCRKLGLETGGRDKAGLVARLLSESTSEAVEAAEPVSVYGEAPTSVSIVAAFPRRVSGAQLLDQLLGSFEFLRGTGEPVHHRTSLSVLLLLKRLNDVFEERVAELLAEGAPEAVAYGDPDEHEFFIPEEARWSRLRYLSHLHIDHDLNRACSIIEHANPQLERVLTSVDFADERWFGGPSQRKSLLQTLVHSFSGLPLHELALAEPGALGHAYSAFLEQTAHRARKRGGTSFTPVMLVRLMVELLDPQEGMSICDPVCGTGSTLLGCAEYVEAHGGDARNIRLEGQEKQIDNWVLARINMLLHGLHEARIEAGDTIREPRLVTDGQLDRYDRVIANPPFSLRWWGHEVASYDPYGRFRYGMPPRDHGDFAFLQHMVATLKPSGQLATVVPHGVLFRGKVEAKIRAAMLGDDLFEAVIGLPGGLFLGTSLPAAILVLNRSKPEKRKGKVLFIDASQEFHEERPWNRLRAEDVARIVTTFNEFVDVPRYARVVGLDEISANEFSLAIHRYVEARPLAAEERTESLEQMWRRIELKNYRSIAEASVELAPFTVVVGPNGSGKSNFADAFVFARDVATDAETAVERRGGLVGLRRWQPGEDADLSVDIRSATSRAGLDTDYLRHQFTIRSGGARGWSFRGETIELFSRGEPVFRLERTPDGVEIEPERLAESVGRIPKLSETASAMVFARQMALLSRRAALRNVTRIRLNPDSMRQPQSATENTRLEESGSNIAVAFRSLDATGQERVVTAMQRIVPGLLRMFVESFDRFLLLRFEQQQAAGQVARFSTSEMSEGALRALGILVATQQMARDELLIIEEPEVAIHVGAAQLLFDVLKDASTQGSVLITTHSADLLDAAREEEILVCSYRDGVTQVGPLASVQREVVRQGLFTVAELMRSEPLRIEGDEPGIVQL, translated from the coding sequence ATGCCGACGCCTCGTGAAGTCCTGGAGCTCCTCCCGAGGGCCGACCTCCTCTGGCTGGCCGATCGTCTCGGTGTCGAACCGCCCGGGCGGCGCAGCAAGCAGCCGATCGTGGACGCTCTGGTCTCGTTGCCAGGAGGGAAGGCCGAGGAGATGTTGCTCCTGCTCAGCCGGGAGCAACTGAAGGAGTTGTGCCGCAAGCTGGGCCTGGAGACAGGTGGGCGGGACAAGGCTGGATTGGTTGCGCGCCTGCTCTCCGAGAGCACCAGCGAGGCTGTGGAGGCGGCAGAACCTGTTTCTGTTTACGGTGAAGCCCCGACCTCGGTCTCAATAGTGGCCGCCTTTCCCCGAAGGGTGAGTGGGGCGCAGCTCCTCGACCAGCTCCTCGGTTCCTTTGAATTCTTGCGTGGCACGGGAGAGCCGGTCCATCACCGGACATCCCTCTCCGTTCTGCTCTTGCTGAAACGCCTCAACGACGTATTCGAAGAGCGCGTCGCCGAACTCCTGGCGGAAGGAGCACCCGAGGCTGTTGCCTATGGAGACCCCGATGAACACGAGTTCTTCATCCCTGAGGAGGCGAGATGGTCAAGGCTCAGGTACCTCTCGCATCTCCACATCGACCATGATCTGAACCGCGCCTGTTCGATCATTGAGCATGCGAATCCACAGCTCGAGCGTGTACTCACTTCGGTCGATTTCGCGGATGAACGATGGTTCGGCGGTCCTTCCCAGCGGAAGTCATTGCTTCAAACGCTTGTCCATTCTTTCTCAGGGCTCCCGCTCCATGAGCTCGCTCTGGCAGAACCGGGTGCGCTTGGGCATGCCTATTCGGCCTTTCTCGAGCAGACAGCGCATCGGGCTAGGAAACGTGGGGGAACATCCTTTACGCCCGTGATGCTCGTGAGGCTCATGGTCGAACTCCTCGATCCACAAGAAGGCATGAGCATTTGTGATCCGGTGTGCGGCACAGGCTCGACGTTGCTCGGATGCGCGGAGTACGTCGAAGCACACGGAGGCGATGCAAGGAATATCCGACTCGAAGGGCAGGAGAAGCAGATCGACAATTGGGTTCTGGCCAGGATCAACATGCTCCTGCACGGGCTGCATGAAGCCAGGATTGAAGCGGGCGATACGATTCGAGAGCCCAGGCTGGTGACGGATGGTCAGTTGGACCGCTATGACCGAGTGATTGCCAATCCTCCCTTCTCCCTCCGTTGGTGGGGGCACGAGGTAGCGTCGTACGATCCCTACGGACGTTTCCGGTATGGCATGCCGCCTCGGGATCACGGCGACTTCGCCTTCCTCCAGCACATGGTCGCGACGTTGAAGCCGAGTGGTCAGCTCGCGACGGTCGTACCGCATGGTGTGCTGTTCCGCGGGAAGGTGGAGGCGAAGATACGCGCCGCGATGCTAGGCGATGATTTGTTCGAGGCAGTGATAGGGCTTCCTGGTGGGCTGTTCCTTGGCACCTCTCTCCCGGCGGCGATCCTGGTCTTGAACCGGAGTAAACCAGAGAAGAGGAAGGGAAAGGTCCTCTTCATCGATGCCTCGCAGGAATTCCATGAAGAGCGTCCGTGGAACCGCCTACGCGCCGAGGATGTCGCCAGAATCGTCACGACCTTCAACGAATTCGTGGACGTCCCGCGCTATGCCCGTGTGGTTGGCCTGGACGAGATCTCCGCGAATGAGTTCAGTCTCGCCATCCACCGTTACGTCGAAGCCCGGCCGCTGGCTGCGGAGGAGCGGACGGAGAGTCTGGAGCAGATGTGGCGCCGCATCGAGCTCAAGAACTACCGGAGCATCGCCGAGGCCAGCGTGGAACTCGCTCCCTTCACGGTGGTGGTGGGTCCCAATGGCAGCGGAAAGTCCAACTTCGCCGATGCCTTCGTGTTCGCGCGGGACGTAGCGACGGATGCCGAGACGGCCGTGGAGCGGCGCGGAGGCCTAGTGGGTCTCCGGCGCTGGCAGCCTGGAGAGGATGCCGACCTGTCCGTGGACATCCGCTCAGCCACGTCCCGCGCTGGCCTGGATACCGACTATCTACGCCATCAATTCACCATTCGTAGCGGAGGCGCGCGGGGCTGGTCCTTCCGCGGTGAGACCATCGAACTCTTCTCCCGAGGAGAGCCGGTGTTTCGCCTCGAGAGAACGCCCGACGGTGTGGAGATCGAGCCAGAACGGCTGGCTGAGTCGGTCGGACGGATTCCCAAATTGAGCGAGACCGCCAGCGCGATGGTCTTCGCCCGTCAGATGGCGCTCCTGTCCCGCCGCGCGGCTCTCCGAAACGTGACGCGGATCCGCCTCAACCCGGACTCCATGCGCCAGCCGCAGTCCGCCACGGAGAACACGCGCTTGGAGGAGTCGGGGAGCAATATCGCGGTGGCCTTCAGGAGCCTCGACGCCACGGGGCAGGAGCGTGTGGTCACGGCTATGCAGCGGATCGTCCCCGGGCTCCTCCGCATGTTCGTGGAGTCGTTCGATCGCTTCCTGCTCTTGCGTTTCGAGCAACAGCAGGCCGCTGGTCAGGTGGCGAGGTTCTCGACGAGCGAGATGTCGGAAGGCGCCTTGCGTGCTCTCGGAATCCTCGTTGCCACGCAGCAGATGGCTCGGGACGAGCTCCTCATCATCGAGGAGCCGGAGGTCGCCATCCATGTCGGAGCGGCCCAGTTGCTCTTCGATGTCTTGAAGGACGCCTCGACCCAAGGCTCGGTGCTCATCACCACGCACAGCGCGGATCTCCTCGATGCCGCGCGCGAGGAGGAGATTCTCGTGTGCTCCTATCGTGACGGGGTGACGCAGGTAGGCCCGCTCGCGTCCGTGCAGCGTGAGGTCGTCCGGCAAGGGCTGTTTACCGTGGCTGAGCTCATGCGCTCCGAGCCTCTCCGGATCGAAGGTGACGAGCCCGGCATCGTCCAACTCTGA
- the ddpX gene encoding D-alanyl-D-alanine dipeptidase, translating to MAGPASVALGLWLAAGSGPLVDGTEKVKDLVVDMKYATPDNFLKRKVYPDGARCLLLPDAAERLAKAAETLRKQGYRLKVYDCYRPIAVQWEMWKIYPHPGYVANPKKGGNHNRGAAVDLTLVTLDGGEVEMPTPFDSFEKAAHHGYAGGTEASRKHREILREAMEGAGFKKNKMEWWHYDLPGATKLPVQDVPFTKPEETQAPKGAK from the coding sequence ATGGCGGGACCTGCGAGCGTGGCGTTGGGGCTGTGGCTGGCGGCGGGGAGTGGGCCGCTGGTGGACGGCACCGAGAAGGTGAAGGACCTGGTGGTGGACATGAAGTACGCCACGCCGGACAACTTCCTGAAGAGGAAGGTGTATCCGGACGGGGCGAGGTGCCTGCTGTTGCCGGACGCGGCCGAGCGGCTGGCGAAGGCGGCGGAGACGCTGCGCAAGCAGGGATACCGGCTGAAGGTATACGACTGCTACCGGCCGATCGCGGTGCAGTGGGAGATGTGGAAGATCTACCCGCACCCGGGCTACGTGGCGAACCCGAAGAAGGGGGGCAACCACAACCGGGGAGCGGCGGTGGACCTGACGTTGGTGACGCTGGATGGTGGCGAGGTGGAGATGCCGACGCCATTCGACTCATTCGAGAAGGCGGCGCACCACGGGTACGCGGGGGGCACGGAAGCTTCGCGGAAGCACCGGGAGATCCTCCGGGAGGCGATGGAGGGGGCGGGCTTCAAGAAGAACAAGATGGAGTGGTGGCACTACGACTTGCCGGGAGCGACGAAGCTGCCGGTGCAGGACGTGCCCTTCACGAAGCCGGAAGAGACCCAGGCACCCAAGGGAGCCAAATAA
- the xdhC gene encoding xanthine dehydrogenase accessory protein XdhC, translating into MDLYAEMAALVSEGRPFVLATVIESAGSTPQKPGSKLVVLGDGGLRGTVGGGAIEHQIIQAALALLQAPERTRVIETHLTHELGMCCGGRMKVFLEKHGAPPRLTVFGAGHVAKELAALAHRVGFRVTVVDARPEWANPERFPGVELLVKDPADHARALTGGEDQYFCVTTHDHPLDQAVVEALLEKPSAYLGVIGSRRKAERFRMRLRAAGFPEAAVERMRSPMGVDIGALTPEEIAVSIVGELIQVRRHAP; encoded by the coding sequence ATGGACCTGTACGCGGAGATGGCGGCCCTCGTGTCCGAGGGCCGTCCGTTCGTGCTGGCCACCGTCATCGAGAGCGCCGGCAGCACGCCGCAGAAGCCGGGCTCGAAGCTGGTGGTGCTCGGCGATGGCGGCCTGCGGGGCACCGTGGGCGGCGGCGCCATCGAGCATCAGATCATCCAGGCCGCGCTGGCCCTGCTCCAGGCCCCGGAGCGCACGCGCGTCATCGAGACGCACCTCACGCACGAGCTGGGCATGTGCTGTGGGGGGCGGATGAAGGTGTTCCTGGAGAAGCACGGAGCGCCCCCGAGGCTCACCGTGTTCGGCGCGGGGCACGTGGCGAAGGAGCTGGCCGCGCTCGCGCACCGGGTGGGATTTCGCGTCACCGTGGTGGATGCCCGGCCCGAGTGGGCCAATCCCGAGCGCTTTCCCGGTGTCGAGCTGCTGGTGAAGGATCCGGCGGACCACGCGCGGGCCCTGACCGGTGGTGAGGATCAGTACTTCTGCGTCACCACGCACGACCACCCGCTGGACCAGGCCGTGGTGGAGGCGTTGCTGGAGAAGCCCTCGGCGTACCTGGGAGTGATTGGCAGCCGGCGCAAGGCCGAGCGCTTCCGGATGCGGCTGCGCGCCGCGGGCTTCCCCGAGGCCGCCGTGGAGCGGATGCGCTCCCCCATGGGCGTGGACATCGGCGCGCTGACACCGGAGGAGATCGCCGTCTCCATCGTGGGCGAGCTCATCCAGGTGCGCCGTCACGCCCCCTGA
- a CDS encoding glucosamine-6-phosphate deaminase encodes MLPALSRSGHALNVRVFATELEAATACAGLVAAAIREKPSLVLGLPTGRTPLNVYREMGALHRRGEVDLSRVTTFNVDEFLGLPPDDPGSFRAYMERHLFQHVNLAPERIHFLDGSAERAERECARYDAQLAMAGGLDLLLLGVGSNGQVAFNEPGENLQSASHRARLSRDSRQALASFFGEDVSKVPLAGLTLGMGSLLQARRVVLLAFGVNKAAAVTALVRGPLTTQCPASLLQLHGNVEVWVDAAAGRGLEGSR; translated from the coding sequence ATGCTGCCCGCTCTCTCTCGCTCCGGCCACGCCTTGAACGTCCGCGTCTTCGCCACCGAGCTGGAAGCTGCCACCGCCTGTGCCGGCCTCGTGGCCGCTGCCATCCGGGAGAAGCCCTCGTTGGTCCTCGGGCTGCCGACCGGACGCACTCCGCTCAACGTGTACCGGGAGATGGGGGCCCTGCACCGGCGCGGGGAGGTGGACCTCTCGCGGGTGACCACCTTCAACGTGGACGAGTTCCTCGGCCTGCCGCCCGACGACCCGGGCAGCTTCCGGGCCTACATGGAGCGACACCTCTTCCAGCACGTCAACCTGGCCCCCGAGCGCATCCATTTCCTGGATGGGAGCGCGGAGCGGGCCGAGCGCGAGTGCGCCCGCTATGACGCGCAGCTGGCGATGGCGGGAGGGTTGGACCTGTTGCTGTTGGGCGTCGGCTCGAACGGGCAGGTGGCCTTCAACGAGCCGGGGGAGAATCTGCAGTCGGCGAGCCACCGGGCGAGGCTGTCCCGGGATTCACGCCAGGCCCTGGCCTCCTTCTTCGGGGAGGACGTGTCGAAGGTGCCGCTGGCGGGGCTCACGCTGGGCATGGGCTCGTTGCTGCAAGCGCGCCGGGTGGTGCTACTGGCCTTCGGGGTGAACAAGGCGGCGGCGGTGACGGCGCTGGTGCGCGGCCCCCTGACCACCCAGTGCCCGGCCTCGCTCCTCCAACTCCACGGCAACGTGGAGGTCTGGGTGGACGCGGCGGCCGGGCGAGGCCTCGAAGGCTCCCGCTAG
- a CDS encoding vWA domain-containing protein — protein sequence MKRIPGLSKLAFITVGVLAVLLGAFTLFGNNLRKLFGASAESLAGTSELSAYRGGATSQLQRKSLRNFGANKDDEGDSYAAPAPAPTPASAPRSAAVVPAQATRMAEPVTTGNTHAAERPNPYTLTTEDRFSTFAVDVDTASYTLFRRSITGGSLPPPESVRVEEWVNYFTYRYPKPEEGDFRVDLEGAPSPFTRGRHLVRVGVQGRTLAKSQRKPTHLVFLVDTSGSMSQPDKLPLAQKAMKLMVDGLNESDTVALVTYAGSVRDVLPPTPASQRSTLFDAIDSLTAGGGTAMGSGLELAYKHAVKKASSKAVSRVVVLTDGDTNLGPNLTAESMLQSVHGYVQEGVTLTTIGLGMGNYRDDLMEKLANKGNGNCFYIDSEREARRVFQERLAGTLEVIAQDVKVQVEFDPATVRGYRLLGYENRAIADKDFRNDKVDAGEIGAGHTVTALYEVELTGEGQDVATVRVRAKKPGGAEASEQRFSLARAQLRGSLEEASSDLRFATAVAGTADILRGAPQAGDWSLATAESLAEDAVDGMSDRAEFLGLLRLAREHRTPALARE from the coding sequence ATGAAACGAATCCCGGGACTCTCGAAGCTCGCCTTCATCACCGTGGGTGTCCTCGCCGTCCTGCTCGGCGCCTTCACCCTCTTCGGCAACAACCTCCGCAAGCTCTTCGGCGCCAGCGCGGAGTCACTCGCCGGCACCTCGGAGCTGTCGGCGTACCGGGGGGGGGCCACCAGTCAACTCCAGCGCAAGTCGCTGAGGAACTTCGGCGCGAACAAGGACGACGAGGGCGATTCGTACGCGGCACCGGCTCCGGCTCCGACTCCGGCCTCTGCTCCGAGGTCCGCAGCCGTGGTGCCGGCGCAGGCCACGCGGATGGCCGAGCCCGTCACCACCGGCAACACCCACGCCGCCGAGCGGCCCAACCCCTACACCCTCACCACCGAGGACCGCTTCTCCACCTTCGCGGTGGACGTGGACACCGCCTCCTACACCCTCTTCCGCCGCTCCATCACCGGCGGCTCCCTCCCCCCGCCCGAGTCCGTGCGCGTGGAGGAGTGGGTGAACTACTTCACCTACCGCTACCCCAAGCCCGAGGAGGGTGACTTCCGGGTGGACCTCGAGGGCGCCCCCTCCCCCTTCACCCGGGGCCGCCACCTGGTGCGCGTGGGCGTCCAGGGCCGCACCCTCGCCAAGAGCCAGCGCAAGCCCACCCACCTCGTCTTCCTGGTGGACACCAGCGGCTCCATGTCCCAGCCCGACAAACTGCCGCTCGCGCAGAAGGCCATGAAGCTGATGGTGGACGGGCTCAACGAGTCGGACACCGTGGCGCTCGTCACCTACGCCGGCAGCGTGCGCGACGTGCTGCCCCCCACCCCCGCCTCCCAGCGCTCCACCCTCTTCGACGCCATCGACTCGCTCACCGCCGGCGGCGGCACCGCCATGGGCAGCGGGTTGGAGCTCGCCTACAAGCACGCCGTGAAGAAGGCCAGCTCCAAGGCCGTCTCCCGCGTCGTCGTGCTCACCGACGGTGACACCAACCTCGGCCCCAACCTCACCGCCGAGAGCATGCTCCAGAGCGTCCACGGCTACGTGCAGGAGGGCGTCACGCTGACCACCATCGGCCTGGGCATGGGCAACTACCGCGATGACCTGATGGAGAAGCTGGCCAACAAGGGCAACGGCAACTGCTTCTACATCGACAGCGAGCGCGAGGCCCGCCGCGTCTTCCAGGAGCGGCTCGCCGGTACCCTGGAGGTCATCGCCCAGGACGTGAAGGTGCAGGTGGAGTTCGACCCCGCCACCGTGCGCGGCTACCGGCTGCTGGGCTACGAGAACCGCGCCATCGCCGACAAGGACTTCCGCAACGACAAGGTGGACGCGGGAGAGATCGGCGCCGGCCACACCGTCACCGCCCTCTACGAGGTGGAGCTCACCGGCGAGGGCCAGGACGTGGCCACCGTGCGCGTGCGCGCCAAGAAGCCCGGTGGGGCCGAGGCCTCCGAGCAGCGCTTCTCCCTGGCACGCGCGCAGCTGCGCGGCTCGCTGGAAGAGGCCTCCTCGGACCTGCGCTTCGCCACCGCCGTGGCCGGCACCGCGGACATCCTCCGGGGCGCGCCCCAGGCCGGGGACTGGAGCCTGGCCACCGCCGAGTCGCTCGCCGAGGACGCCGTGGACGGCATGAGCGACCGCGCCGAGTTCCTCGGCCTGCTGCGGCTGGCGCGCGAGCACCGCACCCCCGCCCTGGCCCGCGAGTAG